A single genomic interval of Lactococcus sp. S-13 harbors:
- a CDS encoding M15 family metallopeptidase, whose product MKKRAIISLIALVTLLVALLAFIFLNDQTSIQKFTSHPSLTPTNQATSEKISETQSTSQSQISPQDLPSARPSDWELVLVNRTSTKPELNPSLASVGSIQVDQRIANQVTEFLAAAQKISPAEHLISGYRSVAYQSELYEGYIQDEMAGHGTVNVDGKPISRQEAIKNVQTYSQPPGSSEHQTGLAIDMSDIDSLNASQVAPQIAAIAPNYGFILRFPAGKQAETGVDYEDWHFRYVGIENAKYMTEHKLTLEEYLKLLPNK is encoded by the coding sequence ATGAAAAAGCGCGCAATCATCAGCCTAATTGCCTTAGTCACTCTCCTTGTAGCATTGCTTGCCTTTATCTTTCTCAATGATCAAACAAGCATTCAAAAATTTACCTCACACCCATCGCTTACCCCAACAAACCAAGCCACCTCAGAGAAAATAAGCGAGACCCAGAGCACAAGCCAATCTCAAATTTCACCCCAAGATTTGCCGAGTGCTAGACCTTCCGATTGGGAACTCGTCTTGGTCAATCGCACTTCGACCAAACCCGAGCTGAATCCCTCTCTTGCGAGTGTTGGTTCCATCCAAGTTGATCAGCGAATTGCTAATCAGGTTACAGAATTTTTAGCAGCAGCACAGAAAATATCACCAGCCGAGCATCTCATCTCCGGCTATCGATCAGTTGCTTATCAGTCAGAGCTTTACGAAGGCTACATCCAAGACGAAATGGCAGGACATGGCACAGTTAATGTTGATGGAAAACCTATTTCTCGTCAAGAAGCAATCAAAAATGTTCAAACCTACTCGCAACCACCAGGAAGCTCAGAGCACCAAACAGGCTTGGCTATTGATATGAGTGATATCGACAGCTTAAATGCGAGCCAAGTTGCTCCACAAATTGCCGCTATCGCTCCAAATTACGGTTTTATTCTGCGTTTTCCTGCAGGAAAACAAGCTGAAACAGGCGTAGACTATGAAGATTGGCATTTTCGTTATGTAGGTATCGAAAATGCCAAATATATGACCGAGCACAAACTAACACTCGAAGAATACCTAAAATTACTGCCTAACAAGTAA
- a CDS encoding histidine phosphatase family protein, producing the protein MVNIYLVRHGKTMFNTIGRAQGWSDTPLTAAGELGIIELGLGFKEKGIKFDRAYSSDSGRTIQTMGFILSNSDNEGIPYKFDKRIREWCFGSFDGGYDGELFDGVLPRIFAENGMINGSFPEDEQIANAIYAVDTAGWAETWEQLSGRILEGFSDIAEESVAAGAKNIVIVSHGMTIGSFVKLVRPELPRPHGLDNGSVTHLTYENGQFTVGEIGDMSYRALGSEKLKEK; encoded by the coding sequence ATGGTAAATATTTATTTGGTAAGACACGGTAAGACAATGTTTAATACCATTGGACGCGCACAAGGTTGGTCAGACACTCCGCTGACCGCTGCAGGAGAACTGGGTATTATTGAATTAGGACTCGGCTTTAAAGAAAAAGGAATCAAATTTGACCGTGCCTATTCCTCAGACTCAGGTCGCACAATCCAGACAATGGGTTTCATTTTGAGCAATTCGGACAACGAAGGCATTCCTTACAAATTTGACAAACGAATTCGCGAATGGTGCTTTGGCTCTTTTGACGGCGGCTACGATGGCGAATTATTTGATGGCGTCCTCCCAAGAATTTTTGCTGAAAATGGCATGATAAACGGAAGTTTTCCCGAAGACGAACAAATTGCTAACGCCATTTATGCCGTAGATACAGCAGGTTGGGCTGAAACATGGGAACAACTCTCAGGCCGTATCTTAGAAGGCTTTTCGGACATTGCCGAAGAATCCGTTGCTGCAGGCGCTAAAAATATTGTCATTGTCAGCCACGGTATGACTATTGGTAGCTTTGTCAAGCTCGTTCGACCAGAATTACCACGCCCCCACGGCCTTGATAATGGTTCGGTTACTCATCTCACCTACGAAAATGGTCAGTTTACCGTTGGAGAAATTGGCGATATGAGCTACCGCGCATTAGGAAGTGAAAAATTAAAGGAAAAATGA
- a CDS encoding PFL family protein — translation MDIQNIKETIAMIEEQNFDIRTITMGISLLDCIDADIDKAAEKIYQKITTKAGKLVEVGNDIGRELGIKIVNKRVSVTPIAIIGAATDADDYTPLALAMDRAAKAIGIDFIGGYSALVQKGYQKGDEILIKSMPKALAATERVCASVNVGSTKTGINMTAVRDMGETIKIMSKGDKWLNAKLVVFANAVEDNPFMAGAFHGVGEADTIINVGVSGPGVVKRALEKVRGESFDILAETIKKTAFKITRIGQLVGQMASERLGVEFGIVDLSLAPTPAIGDSVARVLEEMGLETVGTHGTTAALAMLNDAVKKGGVMAAERVGGLSGAFIPVSEDEGMIAAVNSGALNIEKLEAMTCVCSVGLDMIAIPAETPATTIAAMIADEAAIGVINQKTTAVRIIPMGKEGEQIEFGGLFGVAPVMRVNKASSADFIARGGQIPAPIHSFKN, via the coding sequence ATGGATATTCAAAACATCAAAGAAACCATTGCCATGATTGAAGAGCAAAATTTTGACATTCGCACAATCACAATGGGCATCAGCTTACTGGACTGTATTGACGCAGACATTGACAAAGCTGCCGAAAAAATTTATCAAAAAATCACCACTAAAGCTGGCAAACTTGTTGAAGTTGGAAACGACATTGGTCGTGAACTCGGCATCAAAATTGTCAATAAGCGCGTGTCAGTGACCCCTATTGCCATCATTGGTGCAGCAACAGACGCTGACGATTACACTCCACTTGCACTCGCTATGGATCGCGCGGCAAAAGCAATCGGCATCGACTTCATTGGAGGCTATTCAGCCTTGGTTCAAAAAGGCTACCAAAAAGGCGACGAAATCCTCATCAAATCAATGCCTAAAGCCCTTGCGGCCACTGAACGCGTCTGTGCTTCAGTCAACGTCGGCTCAACCAAAACAGGCATTAACATGACCGCTGTGCGCGACATGGGTGAAACCATCAAAATCATGTCCAAGGGCGACAAATGGTTGAACGCCAAGCTGGTTGTTTTTGCCAATGCGGTCGAAGACAACCCCTTCATGGCGGGTGCCTTCCACGGCGTAGGTGAGGCTGATACGATTATCAACGTTGGCGTGTCAGGTCCCGGCGTGGTCAAACGTGCTTTGGAAAAAGTTCGTGGCGAATCTTTTGACATTTTAGCCGAGACCATCAAGAAAACAGCCTTCAAAATCACTCGTATCGGTCAATTGGTCGGTCAAATGGCCTCAGAGCGCTTGGGCGTTGAGTTTGGAATCGTTGACTTGTCACTCGCTCCAACGCCAGCTATTGGCGACTCCGTAGCGCGTGTTCTTGAAGAAATGGGCTTAGAAACCGTTGGAACACATGGAACCACGGCAGCCCTTGCCATGCTCAATGATGCCGTTAAAAAAGGTGGCGTCATGGCAGCCGAGCGCGTTGGTGGACTTTCTGGTGCCTTCATTCCCGTTTCCGAAGACGAAGGCATGATTGCCGCGGTCAATTCGGGTGCGCTCAACATCGAAAAATTAGAAGCTATGACCTGCGTCTGCTCTGTTGGACTTGACATGATTGCCATTCCAGCAGAAACTCCAGCGACGACCATTGCCGCAATGATTGCCGACGAAGCAGCTATTGGGGTTATCAACCAAAAAACAACTGCTGTCCGCATTATTCCAATGGGTAAAGAAGGCGAACAAATCGAATTTGGCGGACTTTTCGGAGTTGCCCCTGTCATGCGTGTCAATAAAGCCTCATCAGCTGATTTCATCGCGCGCGGAGGACAAATTCCTGCACCAATTCATTCCTTTAAAAACTAA
- the grpE gene encoding nucleotide exchange factor GrpE codes for MSEEIKEEIKNEQVDEQVTEEITEEALEDIVEEEINEVEEAQKLASEWENKFLRVSAEMQNVQRRGNEERLQLIKYRSQDLAKKILASLDNLERALAVEGLTDDVKKGLEMVQESLVSALKEEGVEEVSYDKFDHNLHMAVQTVPADDEHPADSIVQVFQKGYQLHERLLRPAMVVVAQ; via the coding sequence ATGTCCGAAGAAATCAAAGAAGAAATCAAAAACGAACAAGTTGATGAGCAAGTCACAGAAGAAATAACTGAGGAAGCACTCGAGGACATCGTTGAAGAAGAAATCAATGAAGTTGAAGAAGCGCAAAAATTAGCAAGTGAGTGGGAAAATAAATTTCTACGTGTTTCTGCAGAAATGCAAAATGTTCAACGTCGAGGAAATGAAGAACGTTTGCAACTTATCAAATATCGTTCACAAGATTTAGCAAAGAAAATCTTAGCATCATTAGATAACTTAGAACGTGCCCTTGCTGTTGAAGGTTTGACAGATGACGTCAAAAAAGGCTTGGAAATGGTGCAAGAAAGCCTAGTTTCAGCCCTCAAAGAAGAAGGCGTCGAAGAAGTTTCTTACGATAAATTCGACCATAACCTTCACATGGCGGTACAAACTGTCCCAGCTGATGACGAACATCCTGCTGACAGTATCGTGCAAGTCTTCCAAAAAGGTTACCAACTTCACGAACGTTTACTTCGCCCAGCAATGGTCGTTGTTGCTCAATAA
- a CDS encoding UbiA family prenyltransferase has protein sequence MTFKTFLNFTRIQTLPAALLSPIAGLLFSLWYFRSFHWLPTLFFFIGLVSINLFVSAWNNLMDYRKALDPEYKKWNIIVARKINPKLAFKICMIFLLIDLLVGLVVLFLTNLAILPIGALCFLIAVFYTYGPFAFSRFPLGELLAGLCEGFIGFFLAVYINSYDKAYFFIRFDGWKMEWTWDFAVLIPIVLVGLMCFVQNFNIMLSDNLCDLEQDVRNQRFTLPFYLKTPLSLTLFAWLYGFAALCILLAIGFGILPIWSLLMLLIALKVVPNIKKFRAKQVKSETFHLQIDNLMLFNGALALTLLLGILFRK, from the coding sequence ATGACTTTTAAAACTTTTCTTAATTTTACGCGGATTCAAACTTTGCCTGCGGCTTTGCTGTCGCCAATTGCTGGACTGCTTTTTTCACTTTGGTATTTTCGGAGTTTTCACTGGTTGCCCACGCTTTTCTTTTTTATCGGGCTTGTCAGTATCAATCTTTTTGTGAGTGCGTGGAACAATCTGATGGATTACCGTAAAGCGCTCGATCCTGAATACAAAAAATGGAACATCATTGTTGCTCGAAAAATCAATCCGAAGTTGGCTTTTAAAATTTGTATGATTTTCTTACTCATCGATCTTCTGGTTGGTCTGGTGGTGCTTTTTCTGACTAATTTGGCGATTTTGCCCATTGGCGCGCTTTGTTTTTTGATTGCGGTTTTCTATACTTATGGGCCTTTTGCTTTTTCTCGTTTTCCACTGGGTGAGCTTCTGGCAGGACTTTGTGAGGGCTTCATCGGCTTTTTCCTTGCGGTCTATATCAATTCTTACGATAAAGCGTACTTTTTCATCCGTTTTGATGGCTGGAAAATGGAGTGGACTTGGGATTTTGCAGTGCTGATTCCGATTGTTTTAGTCGGATTGATGTGTTTTGTGCAAAATTTCAATATTATGTTGAGTGATAATCTTTGCGATTTGGAGCAGGACGTGAGAAATCAGCGTTTTACATTGCCTTTTTATTTGAAAACTCCGTTGAGTTTGACTTTGTTTGCTTGGTTGTATGGCTTTGCGGCTTTGTGTATTTTATTAGCTATCGGCTTTGGGATTTTACCTATTTGGTCTTTGTTAATGCTGCTGATTGCTCTTAAAGTCGTTCCTAATATCAAAAAATTTCGGGCCAAACAGGTCAAATCTGAAACCTTCCATCTGCAAATTGACAATCTGATGTTGTTCAATGGCGCTCTGGCGCTGACCCTCTTGTTGGGAATTTTGTTTAGAAAATAA
- the hrcA gene encoding heat-inducible transcriptional repressor HrcA, protein MITERQRQILNLIVSLYAKEHTPIGSKSLLDSIQASSATIRNDMKVLENLGLIQKEHTSSGRIPSVSGYKYFVENVIQLEEFSQNDLFKVMKDFDGEYYRLSDLFERGAKSLSELTGLTSFVLNVPQRDQVLVSFELVMLDSHSILAVITLNTGEVRTNQFMLPKSMTEADLAVFSNLVKERMVGKKMIDIHYTLRTEIPQIVQRYFKVVSEVLGLFESIFNDLFTEHLTVSGRKNIFDYATGNLAEVYKLFSDDERMLHEIREITSNDEMRAVKFDNDEKYMKNLTLLSQKFVIPYRGLGTLTVVGPVEMDYQRTLSILDLVAKVLTMKLSDYYRYLDGNHYEISK, encoded by the coding sequence ATGATTACAGAACGTCAAAGACAAATCTTAAATCTGATTGTTTCACTTTATGCCAAGGAACATACACCAATTGGTTCAAAGTCGCTCCTTGACAGCATTCAAGCCTCTAGCGCCACCATTAGAAATGATATGAAAGTCTTAGAGAACCTAGGCTTGATTCAAAAAGAACATACCTCGAGTGGTCGGATTCCTAGCGTTTCGGGTTATAAATATTTCGTAGAAAATGTCATTCAACTCGAAGAGTTTAGTCAAAATGATCTATTTAAGGTCATGAAAGACTTTGACGGTGAATATTATCGCCTATCCGATCTTTTTGAGAGAGGAGCAAAAAGCCTGTCCGAGTTAACCGGGTTAACAAGCTTTGTACTCAATGTCCCACAGCGTGACCAAGTTCTCGTTTCTTTTGAATTAGTCATGCTTGACAGCCATTCTATCCTTGCCGTGATTACGCTCAATACTGGGGAAGTAAGAACGAACCAATTCATGCTTCCAAAATCAATGACTGAAGCGGATTTAGCTGTTTTTAGTAACTTGGTTAAAGAACGTATGGTTGGCAAGAAAATGATCGATATTCATTACACTTTGCGTACAGAAATTCCGCAGATTGTCCAGCGCTATTTCAAAGTAGTAAGTGAAGTTTTAGGACTATTTGAATCAATTTTCAATGATTTATTCACCGAACATCTGACTGTTTCTGGTCGCAAAAATATTTTTGACTATGCCACAGGAAATTTAGCAGAAGTTTATAAACTTTTCAGTGATGACGAACGAATGCTCCATGAGATTCGCGAAATCACAAGTAACGACGAAATGCGAGCTGTTAAGTTTGATAATGATGAAAAATACATGAAAAATTTAACCCTGCTTTCCCAAAAGTTCGTTATTCCTTATCGGGGGCTTGGAACTTTAACCGTCGTTGGTCCTGTAGAAATGGATTATCAAAGAACCCTATCTATATTAGATTTAGTTGCAAAAGTACTAACGATGAAGCTAAGTGATTACTATCGTTATCTTGATGGCAACCACTACGAAATAAGTAAATGA
- a CDS encoding ACT domain-containing protein translates to MHALVTVVGTDKIGIVAGVTETLAQLEANILEISQTLMSGAFTMMMVVETKSEDFSAFQAELIKKGEQLGVNIHVQNEAIFNAMHKL, encoded by the coding sequence ATGCACGCACTTGTAACCGTAGTTGGAACAGATAAAATAGGGATTGTCGCTGGAGTAACAGAAACCTTGGCACAACTTGAAGCTAACATCCTCGAAATTTCCCAAACCTTGATGAGCGGAGCTTTCACGATGATGATGGTCGTTGAAACCAAAAGTGAAGATTTCTCAGCATTTCAAGCGGAATTGATCAAAAAAGGCGAACAACTTGGTGTTAACATTCACGTTCAAAATGAAGCAATTTTTAACGCTATGCACAAATTATAA
- the dnaK gene encoding molecular chaperone DnaK, whose protein sequence is MSKIIGIDLGTTNSAVAVLEGTESKIIPNPEGNRTTPSVVAFKNGEIIVGDAAKRQAVTNPETIISIKSKMGTSEKVSANGKEYTPQEISAMILQNLKATAESYLGEKVEKAVITVPAYFNDAQRQATKDAGKIAGLEVERIVNEPTAAALAYGLDKTDKDEKILVFDLGGGTFDVSILELGDGVFDVLATAGNNKLGGDDFDQKIIDWMVAEFKKENGIDLAQDKMALQRLKDAAEKAKKDLSGVTTTQISLPFITAGAAGPLHLEMALTRAKFDELTHDLVEATRQPVRQALSDAGLSTSDIDEVLLVGGSTRIPAVVELVRHETNKEPNKSVNPDEVVAMGAAIQGGVITGDVKDVVLLDVTPLSLGIETMGGVFTKLIDRNTTIPTSKSQVFSTAADNQPAVDIHVLQGERPMAADNKTLGRFQLTDIPAAPRGIPQIEVTFDIDKNGIVSVKAKDLGTQKEQTIVIKSNSGLSDEEIDKMMKDAEANADADAKRKEEVDTRNEADALVFQTEKTLKDLEGKVDEAEVKKAEDAKEELKKALEGDNIDDIKAKSEALSEIAQNLAVKLYEQANAAQGAAGEAGAGAESAPKDDNTFDGDFEESK, encoded by the coding sequence ATGTCTAAAATCATCGGTATTGACCTTGGTACAACAAACTCAGCAGTCGCAGTTCTTGAAGGAACTGAATCAAAAATTATTCCAAATCCAGAAGGAAATCGTACAACACCTTCAGTCGTAGCCTTCAAAAATGGTGAAATCATCGTTGGTGATGCTGCAAAACGTCAAGCAGTGACTAACCCAGAAACAATCATTTCTATCAAATCAAAAATGGGTACTTCTGAAAAAGTTTCTGCTAACGGCAAAGAATACACTCCACAAGAAATCTCAGCTATGATTTTGCAAAACTTGAAAGCTACAGCCGAAAGCTATCTTGGAGAAAAAGTAGAAAAAGCAGTTATTACTGTTCCTGCCTACTTCAATGACGCTCAACGTCAAGCCACTAAAGATGCTGGTAAAATTGCTGGTCTTGAAGTAGAACGTATCGTTAACGAACCAACAGCAGCAGCTCTTGCTTATGGTCTTGATAAAACAGATAAAGATGAAAAGATTCTTGTATTTGACCTTGGTGGTGGTACATTCGACGTTTCAATTCTTGAACTTGGCGACGGTGTCTTTGATGTCCTTGCAACTGCTGGTAACAACAAACTTGGTGGTGACGACTTTGACCAAAAAATCATTGACTGGATGGTTGCCGAATTCAAGAAAGAAAACGGAATTGACCTTGCCCAAGATAAAATGGCTTTGCAACGCTTGAAAGATGCAGCTGAAAAAGCGAAAAAAGACCTTTCAGGTGTAACAACTACTCAAATCAGCTTGCCGTTCATCACAGCCGGTGCTGCTGGACCTCTTCACTTGGAAATGGCTTTGACTCGTGCTAAATTTGATGAATTGACACATGACCTTGTTGAAGCTACACGTCAACCAGTTCGCCAAGCCCTTTCTGATGCTGGCTTGTCAACTTCTGATATTGACGAAGTTCTCTTGGTTGGTGGTTCAACTCGTATCCCTGCTGTTGTTGAACTTGTTCGTCACGAAACAAACAAAGAACCAAATAAATCAGTAAACCCTGATGAAGTTGTTGCTATGGGTGCAGCAATTCAAGGTGGTGTGATTACTGGTGACGTTAAAGATGTTGTTCTTCTTGACGTTACTCCACTTTCACTTGGTATTGAAACAATGGGTGGTGTCTTCACTAAATTGATTGACCGTAACACAACTATCCCAACTTCTAAATCACAAGTCTTCTCAACTGCTGCTGACAATCAACCTGCTGTAGATATTCATGTACTTCAAGGTGAACGTCCAATGGCTGCTGATAACAAAACTTTGGGACGTTTCCAATTGACAGATATCCCTGCAGCACCACGTGGTATCCCACAAATTGAAGTAACATTTGATATTGATAAAAATGGTATTGTTTCTGTTAAAGCTAAAGACCTTGGCACACAAAAAGAACAAACAATCGTTATCAAATCAAACTCAGGTCTTTCTGATGAAGAAATTGATAAGATGATGAAAGACGCTGAAGCAAATGCTGACGCTGATGCAAAACGTAAAGAAGAAGTAGATACACGTAACGAAGCTGACGCTTTAGTTTTCCAAACTGAAAAAACGTTGAAAGACCTTGAAGGAAAAGTTGACGAAGCTGAAGTTAAAAAAGCCGAAGACGCTAAAGAAGAACTCAAAAAAGCGCTTGAAGGTGATAACATCGACGACATCAAAGCTAAATCAGAGGCCCTTTCTGAAATCGCTCAAAACCTTGCGGTGAAACTATATGAACAAGCCAATGCTGCACAAGGCGCTGCCGGTGAAGCTGGCGCAGGTGCTGAAAGTGCTCCAAAAGATGACAATACTTTTGACGGCGACTTCGAAGAAAGCAAATAA
- a CDS encoding exonuclease/endonuclease/phosphatase family protein, producing MKKTLKTIVKILSALVALLVIGVGGYLIYAYAQYHRLPDALTQTVKNPQTQQVELGKNYKMMTFNIGYGSYPPSFNFFMDGGKDVRAYSKKAVQSAINEDIRLIKAENPDFGNIQEIDWQGDRSRQVNEPQMVRKALSNYSTVLTQNYDSAYLFYPVTKPIGKAKSGIMTYSKYQITDSTRYQLPIETNFNKFFDLDRAFNVTILPIKNSDKKFVIFNTHMSAFIKDQKIQREQLLTLFDKMKKYVKAGDYIICGADYNHVLAGKAHPELTWMKPFPTAHLPKGMRVVAPTNAPTVRSLDYAYEAKNPKNTFGIIDGFLVSSNIQSLSVKTIDNQFKSSDHQPVLINFTLKK from the coding sequence ATGAAAAAAACATTAAAAACGATTGTGAAAATCTTGTCAGCCCTTGTTGCGCTGCTGGTCATCGGAGTTGGTGGTTACCTGATTTACGCTTACGCGCAATATCATCGTCTGCCAGATGCGCTCACGCAAACCGTGAAAAATCCGCAAACGCAGCAAGTTGAATTGGGCAAAAATTATAAAATGATGACCTTTAACATTGGCTATGGCTCTTATCCTCCATCATTTAATTTTTTCATGGATGGTGGAAAAGATGTCCGAGCTTACAGCAAAAAAGCGGTACAATCAGCAATTAACGAAGACATTCGCCTGATTAAAGCGGAAAATCCTGATTTTGGTAATATTCAAGAAATTGACTGGCAGGGCGATCGCAGCCGTCAGGTCAACGAACCTCAAATGGTTCGCAAAGCTTTAAGCAATTATTCGACTGTTTTGACCCAAAATTACGACTCAGCTTATCTTTTTTATCCGGTCACAAAACCGATTGGGAAAGCGAAATCTGGTATTATGACTTACTCCAAATATCAAATCACTGATTCTACACGTTACCAATTGCCGATTGAAACGAATTTTAACAAGTTTTTTGATTTAGATCGTGCTTTTAATGTCACTATTTTGCCAATCAAAAATTCGGACAAAAAGTTTGTCATCTTTAACACCCATATGTCAGCCTTCATCAAAGACCAAAAAATTCAAAGAGAGCAGCTCTTGACCCTTTTTGATAAAATGAAAAAATACGTCAAAGCAGGAGATTACATCATTTGCGGGGCCGATTATAATCACGTTTTGGCTGGCAAAGCCCACCCCGAATTGACTTGGATGAAGCCGTTTCCGACTGCTCATCTTCCAAAAGGAATGCGGGTTGTAGCCCCTACAAACGCCCCAACCGTGCGCTCGCTTGACTATGCCTATGAAGCAAAAAATCCCAAAAACACCTTTGGAATCATTGACGGCTTTTTGGTCTCAAGCAACATCCAAAGCCTCTCCGTCAAAACCATTGACAATCAATTCAAATCTTCTGATCATCAGCCAGTGCTGATCAATTTCACATTAAAAAAATAA